ACGGCCCATTCGACAACGTAATCGAAGGCCGAAAAATAGTCTTCATACCTTGCAGACGAATACGGGCTGTTCGGGGAGCCGATCGGTCTTCTCCCCAGGTGAATATCCGAGCAGTGAAGGAATCTCAATTCGATGGACTCACTTTCTGAATTCCAGAGGCGTTGCGGCGCCGGAAGCATCTCTGACAAGTTTCAGATCACCGGTCCTGACGGCAAAGAGCTCCGTCGTATTGCACACTGTTCCTCCGAACAGGTGGCCGCCGACTGCGCTTCTCGAAGGTCCGGCTAAGGCAACGTGAAGATGCGGGAATGGTGAATTACCCTTCAACGATATGTTTCCCGATACGTGAATTAGCTCATGTGGAACAGAGATCATCTCCTTTTCGTACTGCTTCTTCGAAACGTTGTACCAGCCGATCTCGAAATCTCTAAACATCCCTATTCCGCTGATAACAACAAGTGAATCCAGGTTGTTCTCCGTCAGAGTATGTACTAGAGTGTGGATGAAATCCTCTCCATCTTCAAATCGAAAAAACAGCACCGTATCTTCAAACCCAAAAATCATCTCATCACC
The nucleotide sequence above comes from Mesotoga infera. Encoded proteins:
- a CDS encoding exonuclease SbcCD subunit D, whose translation is MRFLHCSDIHLGRRPIGSPNSPYSSARYEDYFSAFDYVVEWAV
- a CDS encoding DNA-binding protein codes for the protein MIFGFEDTVLFFRFEDGEDFIHTLVHTLTENNLDSLVVISGIGMFRDFEIGWYNVSKKQYEKEMISVPHELIHVSGNISLKGNSPFPHLHVALAGPSRSAVGGHLFGGTVCNTTELFAVRTGDLKLVRDASGAATPLEFRK